The genomic DNA CCTCTTCTTCCTCAAGTCGCCCTCCCTGTTGGCCTTCGAACACGAACGCACCAGCAACACGTTCAATCTGCAGGCCCTGTTCGGGTTGAAACAGATCCCCTGCGACACCCACATGCGGACCATCCTGGATGACGTCGACCCCCGCCTCCTCCGTCCGGCCTTCACCGATCTGTTTCGTCATCTGCAGCGCGGCAAATACCTCGAACGGTTCGTCTATTTCCGGGGACATGATTTGCTGGCCAACGATGGCACGACCCACTTCTCGTCCGACAAGATCCATTGCCCGCGTTGCCTCCAGAAACGCAGCCGCAACGGCGGCGTCAGCTACTCCCACCGCATGCTCGGGATGGCGTTGGTCCATCCCGACTTCCGGGAAGTCGTTCCCCGGTGCCCGGAACCCATCATCCAACAAGCGGGACCACGAAGGGGGATGGCGAGCGGAGCGCCTCGGCCCGGGCGTTGGACGACTTCCGCCGGGAACATCCGAAACTCCCGGTGATCATCGTGGAAGACGCCCTCCGCGCTGAGGGGCCGCATGTCCGCATCCTCAAGCCACACCGCATCCCCTTGATTTTGAGCGTCAAGCCCGGCAAACAGACGCACCTGTTCGCACAGATGAACCAGGCGGACGAGGATCGCCGCCAGGCGGACGAAGGGGTCCGCGCGCAGATGGCCCAGGATCTCGGCGCGCAGATGGACCAGGCCGACCAGAATGGACCAGGCCGACCAGGATCGCCGCGTCCACGTGTTGACGTTGGTCGACCCGGACGGGACCGTTCACCATGACCGCTGGCTGACCGACGCCGCCCTGAACAAGACCTACGCCGACGAGCGGGTCGGCATGCTCGACTACTGGGAGATCGGCGGGCGGGACATGCGGCATTTCCGTTGGATCACCGATCTCGAACTGACCGCCGGAACCGTGTCCGACATCACCCGGGCGGGCGGGCGCGGTGGCGGATCGAGAACGAGACGTTCAACACCCTCAAGAACCGGGACTATGCATTTGAACACAATTTCGGCCACGGCCAGAATCACTTGGCGACGGTCTTTGCCCTGCTGATGATGTTGGCGTTTCTGGTCGACCAAGCCCAGCAGGTCGGCGACAGTCTATTCCAAGCGCTGTGGGCGAAGATGGGAAGCAAGCGGCGGTTGTGGAAGAAGGTGCTGAGCCTGTTCGAGTGCTTCCATTTCCCCTCGTTCCGGCGACTCTACGAGACGTTGTTAGACTTTCAGAAGATCCCGCTCCCGAATACCAGTTAGTGAACCCCGTCGGTGAATCGAAACGAACCGGTCAGACGAAGCGTCGGCTTGGTCTCCCGGGTGGGGTACGCGCGTGGAGTCAAAGTCGGCATCAATCCGAATGAATATCAGATCATAGAAGGGTTACCCGCAGGCAAAACCAGCTCACTTCTGGGTAAAAGCAGCTGATCCGCCGTCAAAGTTCTAATGGCCAATAGCAGCCCAGACTAATCGCTGGGCTGCAAAAAGCCAAAGCGGGAATTGCTGGTTTCCAACGTGCCGGAGGGGTGGCGTATAGTTCTACTGTTTCCCGGGTTGCTGCAACTCTTTCCTCAACTTGGGCAAGATGTTACGCGCACGATGCCAATAGAAGCGTGCCTGTTCGATCCGTTGGAGCCAACGGGTTGTTCGCCAGCGAACCTTCGGCGGGGTGTGGTACTCCAACTCCTCCACCAACAGGCTGGCGATGATGTCCTTCCATCGCGGGGCCGTCAGAGCCGGGGTCTCTTTTTCCCCCCGCCGCGTTTCCACGCTCAGGAACCACGACGCGATTAATGCCAACGTCTGGTGATGGTGCCAACCCATCCCATTCCGTACTTGATAGTCGCCCCACCCGGCCTGGCTCTTCGCCTGCCGGAAGCACTCCTCGATCTCGTGCGCGGCCTTGGTCACCCGAGCGAATTCCGCCGGGGTCGTCCCGTCCGCCGCGGACGCCAGATCGTAGTCGTGCTTGGACCCTCCGTCCGACAGGCGCTCGCGGGTCACGAACAGGGTCTCCGGTGCACCCACCTTCCGGCCCATCCGGGCGGTCACCCGACGGCACACCACGTCCACGGCCAGTGGTCCTTTCTCGCCATCGCGGACCGTGATCGTCGTCCACGCGGACGCCGGCAAGGCGGTGACCCAGCGGTCCACTCGACCGAACGGCACTCCGGGTCGCCGACCCCGACCGGTGTACGCGGGGGGATCGGCCTCGTCGTCCCGGACGAGCGTGTTCGACGGGACGGCCAGGACGTAGTGTTCACCCCGGGCCCGTAATTCCTGGCGGAAACTCGACGAGCGGCCCCTCTCGTCATCCCCGGTGACCCACCCATGGGGCAACCGCGGACCGTGCTCGGCGAGCATCTCCCGAGCCTGCTCGTGACGGGTCTGGAATCGAACCGCCTTCGGAACACCGGCCTTCCGACATCGCTTCCGATCCCGCGTCCACTCCTCCGGCAGATACAACCGGACGTCAACCCGGGCATGATCCCGGCGGGACACATACCCCAGATACACGCCGACCTGACAATTATCGATCTTGCCCTGCCGGCCGCACCATTGACGGGCCACCCCGACCGACGTCGTCCCCTTCTTGGCGAACCCCGATGGATCGAACACGATCACCCCGTCCGGTTCCCCGATCGTCTGACCCACTTGCTCGGCCAAGACCGCGATCCGGGGCCGATGGTCCCACGGGACATGACCCATAAACTTCTGAATCCCCTGCCGCTCGTGCTCGTGGAGATAGGCGATCGCTTCCCCAGTCTTCCGCTCCAACGGAGATAACAGTCCGCTCACATACTCGTGGGTGTGCGTCCGCTGTTCCGGCTCCGACAACGACGCGGCGAATGGGACGACGAACCCGCGCAGCCGTTCCAACAACCCCGTTGTGACCCCCGCGGTGAGTTCCGTTTCGGCCATCATCTCGCGTAAGCGAACGTTAAATCGGTCGTCCATGATGACTCCCCTCCGTGGCATGGCATGCACGGAAGAGATTGTCCGAAAACCAGTTGCGTGTCGTCAACCCGGGAAACAGTAGAAATAGGCACGTTGGAAACGTGTCGCCACAACTTTAATCCGGCCATCGCCTCACCGCCTCCAACACCCGCGCCGTCCAATTCGGATCGCGTGGCGAAACGACCAGCACGTTGAACCGGTGCCGTCGCCCTTCCTCGGCCACGCCTTCGGAGTCGTCGACGTGCAGGTCGATGCCGAACGCGGGCGGAAACTTCGACGGCCCGCGGCGGCCGACGGCGCGTTCGTGCCGGTGCTGGTTCACCACTCCCCCGATGCCGACGCCGAAAGTCCGGAACCAGCTTCGCAGGTAGAACCCGCCGCGGTACGAAGTCGTGTAAATCCAGAGTTCGTGGCGACCCGTCTGGAGAGCCCGCATCAGGTCCCGCGTGCCGGCGCGGAGGCGTTCGGGATACCATAACCGGAGCCACCGCGGGACGTGCCGCTCGACCGGCACGGACGGGTCGCAGACGAGCGTGTCGTCGACGTCAAAGGAGATCCGCATCAAGGCTCTCCGTCGTCACTATTTGACGTTACCGGTTGGTCGGTAATTCCTCCACCGGATCTACGCAGCTTTGGGCCCGCGACAAGTTCGTTCGACTCGCCGCTCAGCGGAACGAAGGCCCGATCCCAGGAGTGGCGGTCGACACGTCCGTGTCACGCGGGGTTCGGGACCACCCGATCCAGAATCCGAAGGGAATGACCCGGGCGAGAAGGGCGCCCACACTCTCAAGATACTTGATGTGGGCGGTGCGGGGACGTGTCGGGTTCGGCCCTCGGACCGCGGCCGAACCCGACGATGACGGTGATGTCGCGGTTCCGGAAGCGGCACGCGAAAGGGGGCCGGATCGGGGTGAACGCCGGCGAACCAAGGACCGGAGCGACGTGTGTCGACAGGTGATCCACCCAGCACCCGGCGGGGTGGATTTGGCGGCTGATACTGAACTTACTTCATACGGATGTCAATCTTGTTGTCCTTCTCGTCGACGGTGATCTTCAGGGAGGAACTCTTTTTATCGCGGAACGATGCGGGGACGCGCGCCGCGTTACTCCCCGGAAGTTCTCCGACCTCGCGGGAATCGACCGTTACGACGTATTCGCCCGGGACGAGTCCTTTCCCGTCTTGGTTCCGGCCCGCGGTGTATTTCCCCTGAGCGTCGACGAGCGACGCCCCGTCGAACCGCAATTTGCTCCCGGCCTCGGCCTGGACGGGGTAAAACATCACGATCCCGCCTTTGAGCGGCGTGCCGTCCTCGAACGTCACCGTGCCGTGGACCGGCGAGGGCGTGCCGATGGGGGCCCCGGGCGGCGGCCCCTTCTCGCCGCAGCCGGAGACGGCGGCGAGGAAGGCGAGGCCGAACATCGATAAGGTTAAGCGGTGAGACATATCGCCTTTCGGGTAAGGGCAGACGGAAAGGGGACGGGCGGGAGACGGCCCGTCCCGATCAAATCCGGAACGGCCGGCGGCCGGGATCAATAGTCGGGGGTCGTTTCCCCGCCCGCGCGCGAGACCAGGGCCGCGACGGCCGTCGGCTGCATGCTGTCCCGGAGGAAGGCCACGTGCCCGTCGCAGAACACGACCATCGCCCCGCCGGTGTGAAAGCTGAACAGTTCGTCGTTGGTCCCGCAGTTGTTCGTCGTCAGCCAGTTGCAGGTTGTCGGCCCGTCGGTGCCCGGACTGGTATTGTTGTTGTTGATGATCTTGAACGACGTGCTACTGGTGTTCAGGAGCGGGTCGCCCGACACCCCGAACCCGCTGTCCTGTTCGCCCCACCGCCAGAACCGCCGGGTCCCAAACGAACCGTCGTTCGCCACGCCGGCCGAGACCGCCGGGTCGGTGTACGCCGGGTTGGTGACGTAATTCTCGCGGCGGGCGGCGTCCTCGCCGATCATGATCGTGTTCGACGTCCCGTCCGTGATCGAGCTGATCGGGTTCTGGATGTTGTCGAGCGCCCCGCGGACCCGGGCGTTCACCTTGTCGCGCAGCCCCGTCGTCTGGCTGATGTCGGTATAAACCGTCGCCCCGTAGTGAACGTACCCGTACCCTTGCGAGTCCTTCGCCTCGTACGGGTAGCTGGGGCAGATGAACGTCTTGATCACGTTCTTGAACGCCCCGGCGTGGGTCGCGACGGCGGCCGAGTTGGCGTTATAGAACTGGTTGGGGTCGATCTGTTGGTAAATGTTGTTCTGTTCGATGTACGGGAGCAGGTAGTACCAGAGGGAGTGGAAGTAAAACCCGGCCGGCGGGGCGACCCCGGGCGTGAGGGGGGAACCGGTGTAGGTCTGCAGGTTCGCGAACCCGGTCCCTGTCCCGGACGTCCCCTCCCCGGCACCCGGCAGCTTGCCGTACGAACTCTCGTAGTTCATCACCGCGAGCCCGAGCTGCTTGAGGTTATTCGAGCAGGTCGACCGGGCGGCCGCCTCGCGGACTTTCTGGACGGCCGGCAGGAGCAGGCCGATGAGGATCGCGATGATCGCGATCACCACCAACAATTCGATCAGGGTAAAGGCCGACCGCGGTCGCGACTTAAAAACAGTAGCAGTCATCTAAATCAGCCTCGCAAAAGACCAAAGGATACCAACACAATTGCTTACGCAGCATTTGCGCCGAAAGTTAAGCTGGCGTATTTAATTATCAAGTAGCTTGATAATTACTGAATGCATTCATTTGGCATGACGAGATTTCAGGCGGGAAGTATCGAATTCGTTGGGCTCCTCGGCCGGAACACCCTGATTCCATGGAGAGCCGTCGGCCTTCTGGCCATTGATGGATTAACAACCTTTTACGGGTGAAGTCTCTCTGATGCTGTGAAATGCCGGGGTTTTTGGCGTTCGGGCCGGGAAACACGCTGCGAGTCCCTTTTCGCCCTCCATGCCATTCGCCGTTTGTGCTTGAAAAAGTGCGGCGTTCCGACTCTCTTTGGGTTTACTACGACTCATCGAGCGAAGGAACGCCGCATGACCCTTTCTATCCCCCTGACCCTCGTCATGGCCACGTGTACGGCCCCCTGCGAATCGGACACGCCCAGCCCTCGGGACCGCTCCCTCGACGATCTGTGTACCGCGTCCCGGGACCAACTCCAGGCGCTCGTCGACGCCTTCCGGTCGGAGCCCATCACCCCGGCACGGACCCAGCAATTCGAGCACGACGTTCAGAACGCTCTCCGCGGGCTCGGCCGGCACGTCGTCCAGTACACCTACAACCACGTCGAACCGGCGGCC from Fimbriiglobus ruber includes the following:
- a CDS encoding DUF1559 domain-containing protein yields the protein MTATVFKSRPRSAFTLIELLVVIAIIAILIGLLLPAVQKVREAAARSTCSNNLKQLGLAVMNYESSYGKLPGAGEGTSGTGTGFANLQTYTGSPLTPGVAPPAGFYFHSLWYYLLPYIEQNNIYQQIDPNQFYNANSAAVATHAGAFKNVIKTFICPSYPYEAKDSQGYGYVHYGATVYTDISQTTGLRDKVNARVRGALDNIQNPISSITDGTSNTIMIGEDAARRENYVTNPAYTDPAVSAGVANDGSFGTRRFWRWGEQDSGFGVSGDPLLNTSSTSFKIINNNNTSPGTDGPTTCNWLTTNNCGTNDELFSFHTGGAMVVFCDGHVAFLRDSMQPTAVAALVSRAGGETTPDY